GGAGCTAACTGTAGTTTTTTATCTGCGAGCAGACGGGCAGCCATTTCCCACTCTTCCCCAGGCCATGGCGCGGAATAGTTCATCCAGCTTCCCAGCAGCGTCAATTCCTTACGCAGAATTTTGCCGAAAGTTGCAGCGGGTAAATGCAGGTCATGATGCAATGTTCCTACCAGTGCAAGCTGGGCTCGCGGCCCGGCAATATCAATGGCAAGCGTGACGGTTTGTGGGGTTCCGGCAGTCTCCAGTACCAGTTGATCAAACCGGCTTTCGCTGAGCGCACTGAAGATGTCATCAGCGCTCAGAGAACGGCTGTTAAATACCCGGGTCGCGCCCAGCCGGGATGCCAGGGCAAGCTTTTCGTCGTTGATATCGATCGCGGTGACACTGCTGGCACCCAGCGCCAGCGCGCACTGCATCGCCAGCAGACCGATGGTACCAGCACCGACAATAATGACATTTTTCCCCTCACAACCTGAAGCCAGGTGGAACGCATGTAACCCGACGGTAATCGGCTCAATAAATGCACCATCTTCAATCGTCATCGTCTCTGGAAGACGGAACAAATTTGCGCGCTTAACAACCACATATTCCGCATTGCCGCCCTCACTGCGTGAACCAACGAACTGGTAATGCTTACATAATGAGTAGTAGCCTTTTTCACATTCGGGGCAAGAAAAACAAGGAAGTAGCGGAACACACGCCACACCATCACCAACCTTAAGATCGGCTACGTCGGTGCCGCATGCTTCGACGTATCCGCTGAATTCATGGCCTAACGTGATGGGATAGTAGTGTGCGCCTTTGGCGAAAATTCGTGGAATATCCGAGCCACATAACCCGGAGCAGATAACGCGTACCAGCACATCATCTGCGGCCTGAATGAAAGGAAGGGGGCGTTCTTCAACCCGCACGCTGCCCTCAGCGTGAATTACCACTGATTTCATGA
The sequence above is a segment of the Enterobacter hormaechei ATCC 49162 genome. Coding sequences within it:
- the gatD gene encoding galactitol-1-phosphate 5-dehydrogenase is translated as MKSVVIHAEGSVRVEERPLPFIQAADDVLVRVICSGLCGSDIPRIFAKGAHYYPITLGHEFSGYVEACGTDVADLKVGDGVACVPLLPCFSCPECEKGYYSLCKHYQFVGSRSEGGNAEYVVVKRANLFRLPETMTIEDGAFIEPITVGLHAFHLASGCEGKNVIIVGAGTIGLLAMQCALALGASSVTAIDINDEKLALASRLGATRVFNSRSLSADDIFSALSESRFDQLVLETAGTPQTVTLAIDIAGPRAQLALVGTLHHDLHLPAATFGKILRKELTLLGSWMNYSAPWPGEEWEMAARLLADKKLQLAPLVAHSGDSESFAQAVQALNGSPMQGKIMLRFA